The Lonsdalea populi genome window below encodes:
- a CDS encoding IS3 family transposase (programmed frameshift), with the protein MRKARFTEHQIIAVLKSVEAGRTVKDVCREATISEASYYNWKAKYGGMEAADIKKIKDLEDENRRLKQMFADLSLECRALKDVIEKKFLKPAIKRELVSYLTTQFSMSLRQACRTLSLSRTVYFYQPDTRRDEPVIQALTEMAERYPRYGFKKLFQVLRRQGNAWNHKRVHRIYCLLKLNFRRKGKQRLPVRNPAPLATPEALNQSWSIDFMHDALVCGRRFRTFNVVDDFNREALAIEIDLNIPAQRVVRVLDRIVASRGYPLKMRMDNGPELVSLTLAHWAEEHGVMLEFISPGKPTQNAFIERFNRTYRTEILDFYLFRTLNEAREITERWLTEYNSERPHESLNNLTPEEYRLMAEKPEISKSAWN; encoded by the exons ATGCGTAAAGCCCGATTTACTGAGCACCAGATCATCGCCGTCCTGAAGTCCGTCGAAGCCGGGCGGACCGTCAAAGACGTCTGCCGCGAGGCCACTATTTCTGAAGCCAGCTATTACAATTGGAAGGCGAAATATGGCGGTATGGAAGCTGCTGATATCAAAAAAATCAAAGATCTTGAGGACGAGAACCGTCGTCTCAAACAGATGTTCGCCGATCTGAGTCTGGAATGTCGGGCACTGAAAGACGTTATTGAAAAAAAGT TTTTAAAACCAGCGATAAAGCGTGAGCTTGTCAGCTATCTGACGACGCAATTTTCGATGAGCTTACGCCAGGCGTGCAGGACATTATCGTTGAGCAGGACGGTGTATTTTTACCAGCCCGATACCCGCCGGGATGAGCCCGTGATCCAGGCGCTAACAGAAATGGCTGAGCGTTATCCACGGTATGGCTTTAAGAAGCTGTTCCAGGTGCTGCGCAGGCAGGGCAACGCCTGGAACCATAAGCGAGTTCATCGAATTTACTGTCTATTAAAACTGAATTTTCGCCGCAAGGGAAAACAACGTCTGCCGGTACGCAACCCGGCACCGCTGGCAACGCCGGAGGCGCTGAACCAGAGCTGGTCTATTGATTTTATGCATGATGCACTGGTCTGCGGCAGACGTTTCAGGACCTTCAATGTGGTGGATGATTTTAATCGCGAAGCGCTGGCGATAGAAATCGACCTGAATATTCCGGCACAGCGTGTCGTCAGAGTGCTGGACAGGATCGTGGCCAGTCGCGGATATCCGCTGAAGATGCGGATGGATAATGGGCCTGAGCTGGTCTCACTGACGCTGGCACACTGGGCTGAAGAGCATGGTGTGATGCTGGAGTTTATTAGTCCGGGGAAACCGACACAGAATGCCTTTATCGAACGTTTTAACCGGACATACCGGACAGAAATCCTGGATTTTTACCTGTTCAGAACGCTGAATGAAGCACGGGAAATCACAGAGCGCTGGTTGACTGAATATAATAGTGAGCGGCCCCATGAATCCCTGAATAACCTGACACCGGAAGAATACCGGCTGATGGCTGAAAAACCGGAAATCTCAAAAAGTGCGTGGAACTAA